DNA sequence from the Halobacterium sp. DL1 genome:
CGTGGTTTGTGCCGTGGAGTGTCGGATTCACGCCCGCCGTGAACGGCGGGACTCTCTCCTTGATTCAGGTAGCCCGCGAAGGCGATGACGGCCGCGACGATGGCGTACTTGAACCGCGAGGCGACGACCCCCCCGATGTCGGAGTCCTGGGTGACCGCGCTCACGATGGTCGTGTCGCTGACCGGCGCGAGATTGTCCCCGAAGACGGCCCCGGAGAGGATGGCGCCGAACAGCAACACCGGACTGGCGCCCAGCAGGACGCCTGCCGGGAAGAACAGCGTGGTGAACGCGACGGTCGTCCCGTATCCGGTGCCGATGCCGGTCGCCAGCAACGCCGCGAGGATGAACGTCGCGGCCGGGAACAGCGCGGCACCGATGCCCGCTGCGTCGGCCGCCCAGACGAGTCCGCCGACGAACCCGCCCACCTGAATCGTTTCGGCGAACATCCCCGCCCAGAGCCACGCCACGACTGCGGTGGCCGCGACCCGACGGGTCATCCCCTCGAAGATGGTGTTCGCGTAGCCTTTCCACGATCCCTTTACGAAGAGCAGGCCCACGATGAGGCCCACGAGCATCCCAGCGACGAGACCGGTGGTGTCACCGATTCGGAGGATGCCGCTCTGGAAGATGGCCCACACCACGAAGAAGGCGAGTGGGAACGCGCTCATCCACTTCCCGCCGTAGAAGTCGATACGAGCGCCCCTGTCCTCGCCCGTAGCCATCGCCTCGGCTTCCCCTACCTCTTCGTCGTACTCATCACCATTACTCATGCTAACACGATACAAAATCGAAACCACGTTGTAAATAACTTACCTCCAGAGACCACTTATGACAGATTTATAGTGACTGGCGCTCCCTCAACAGACATGAGCAGTACGGAACTCGACCCGCTTCTCGCACTGCGACGCGACCTCCACCGGCACCCCGAGCCGGCGTGGTGCGAGTTCTACACGACCGCGCGCGTCGTCGAGGAGTGCGAGCGAATCGGCGTGGACGAACTGTACGTCGGCGCCGACGCCATCGACCCCGCCGCCAGGATGGCCGTTCCGGACGACGAGACGCTGGCGACGTGGCGCGAACGCGCCCTCGAGGACGGCGCCGACGAGGCGGTCGTCTCCCAGCTGGCGGGCGGCAACACGGGCGTCGTCGCAGTGCTGGAGCGGGGTGACGGGCCGACGGTCGGCCTGCGCGTGGACATCGACGCGCTCCACATCACGGAGTCCAGCGACGCCGACCACCACCCCGAGAGCGAG
Encoded proteins:
- a CDS encoding sodium:proton antiporter, yielding MSNGDEYDEEVGEAEAMATGEDRGARIDFYGGKWMSAFPLAFFVVWAIFQSGILRIGDTTGLVAGMLVGLIVGLLFVKGSWKGYANTIFEGMTRRVAATAVVAWLWAGMFAETIQVGGFVGGLVWAADAAGIGAALFPAATFILAALLATGIGTGYGTTVAFTTLFFPAGVLLGASPVLLFGAILSGAVFGDNLAPVSDTTIVSAVTQDSDIGGVVASRFKYAIVAAVIAFAGYLNQGESPAVHGGRESDTPRHKPRSTLIQGYPL